The following coding sequences lie in one Arachis ipaensis cultivar K30076 chromosome B03, Araip1.1, whole genome shotgun sequence genomic window:
- the LOC107634105 gene encoding heat stress transcription factor B-4d, with translation MAFTLEERRSSNIEEEENMNKMKVMIMMMDSSSSQKKLPSSSSVPAPFLTKTYQLVDDPMTDHIVSWGHDGHSTSSSSSFVVWRPPEFARDLLPNYFKHNNFSSFVRQLNTYGFKKVVADRWEFANEYFRKGAKHLLCEIHRRKTPHHHHHHHQENNNEALCWIDSSTTPTTIPSIPTSLLLPSPKSPSCSSLGGGTNSDHHHHQHNHILAALSEDNQRLRRKNLMLLSELTHMKNLYNDIIYFIQNHLKPASSPSHHNQTLTIPKLVELDSSPKGSRMMMSISDDDDDDDDYNNNNCSSSSVKLFGVPLSGKKRLHPDNIFQQD, from the exons ATGGCATTCACACTAGAAGAGAGGAGGAGTAGTAACATTGAAGAGGAGGAGAACATGAATAAGATGAaggtgatgataatgatgatggattcatcatcatcacaaaagaagttaccatcatcatcatcagtgcCTGCACCATTCCTGACAAAGACATACCAACTAGTTGATGATCCTATGACTGACCACATAGTGTCATGGGGTCATGATGGTCattccacatcatcatcatcatcatttgttGTTTGGAGACCTCCTGAGTTTGCCAGAGACCTTCTTCCCAACTATTTCAAACACAACAACTTCTCCAGCTTTGTTAGGCAACTCAATACCTAT GGATTCAAGAAGGTAGTTGCTGATAGATGGGAATTTGCAAATGAGTATTTCAGAAAAGGAGCAAAACATCTTCTATGTGAAATCCATAGAAGAAAAACCcctcatcaccatcatcatcatcatcaagagaaTAATAATGAAGCTCTATGTTGGATTGATTCTTCTACAACTCCTACTACTATTCCTTCTATTCCTACTTCATTATTACTACCTTCTCCTAAATCACCATCATGTTCTTCATTAGGAGGAGGCACTAATAgtgatcatcatcaccatcaacaTAATCATATCTTAGCAGCACTTTCTGAGGATAATCAAAGGCTAAGGAGAAAGAACTTGATGCTCTTATCTGAACTAACTCACATGAAGAATCTCTACAATGATATCATCTACTTCATCCAAAACCATCTCAAacctgcttcttctccctctcatcATAATCAAACATTAACTATTCCAAAGCTGGTGGAGTTGGATTCATCACCAAAGGGTAGtagaatgatgatgagtattagtgatgatgatgatgatgatgatgattacaACAATAATAATTGTAGTTCTTCTTCAGTGAAGCTCTTTGGTGTTCCTCTTAGTGGTAAAAAGAGATTACACCCAGATAATATTTTTCAACAAGATTAA